Proteins encoded together in one Streptomyces sp. B1I3 window:
- the leuS gene encoding leucine--tRNA ligase — protein sequence MSETNTAAEVAAPHRYTAAMAADIEARWQDFWDAEGTYEAPNPAGDLAGDPELAARPKKFIMDMFPYPSGAGLHVGHPLGYIATDVYARHQRMTGHNVLHTLGFDAFGLPAEQYAVQTGTHPRVSTEANMENMKVQLRRLGLGHDKRRSFATIDADYYRWTQWIFLQIFNSWYDTEADRARPIAELVAQFESGERPTPDGREWGVLSAAERADVLGQYRLAYASDAPVNWSPGLGTVLANEEVTADGRSERGNFPVFKAKLRQWNMRITAYADRLLDDLDGLDWPEAIKLQQRNWIGRSEGARVGFPVDGAGDITVFTTRQDTLFGATYMVLAPEHELVERIIPAAWPEGTHPVWTGGHASPAEAVTAYRKQAAAKSDVERQAEAKDKTGVFTGAYATNPVSGEKVPVFIADYVLMGYGTGAIMAVPAHDARDFAFARAFELPMRCVVEPSDGRGTDPSTWEDAFSSYEAELVNSANDEISLDGLGVVEAKAKITEWLKAHGLGEGTVNFRLRDWLFSRQRYWGEPFPIVYDEEGIAHPLPESMLPLELPEVEDYSPRTFDPEDADTQPETPLSRNADWVNVTLDLGDGPKKYRRETNTMPNWAGSCWYELRYLDPNNDRRLVDPAIEQYWMGPREGQPTGGVDLYVGGAEHAVLHLLYARFWSKVLHDLGHISSAEPFHKLYNQGMIQAFVYRDSRGIAVPAAEVEERDGAYYHGGEKVSRVLGKMGKSLKNAVTPDEICGEYGADTLRLYEMAMGPLDVSRPWDTRAVVGQFRLLQRLWRNVVDEETGEVTVVDTEPDEDTLRALHKAIDGVGQDMAGMRFNTAIAKVTELNNHLTKAGGPLSRSVAERLVLLIAPLAPHVAEELWRRLGHTESVVHQDFPVADPAYVVDETVTCVVQVKGKVKARLEISPSITDEELEALALADESVVAALGGAGIRKVIVRAPKLVNIVPA from the coding sequence ATGAGCGAGACGAACACCGCGGCCGAGGTCGCCGCGCCGCACCGCTACACGGCGGCGATGGCCGCTGACATCGAGGCACGCTGGCAGGACTTCTGGGACGCCGAAGGGACGTACGAGGCGCCGAACCCGGCCGGCGACCTGGCGGGCGATCCGGAACTGGCTGCGAGGCCCAAGAAGTTCATCATGGACATGTTCCCGTACCCGTCGGGTGCGGGACTGCACGTCGGCCACCCGCTCGGCTACATCGCCACCGACGTCTACGCCCGCCATCAGCGGATGACCGGACACAACGTCCTGCACACCCTGGGCTTCGACGCCTTCGGTCTGCCCGCGGAGCAGTACGCCGTGCAGACCGGCACGCACCCGCGGGTCTCCACCGAGGCCAACATGGAGAACATGAAGGTCCAGCTGCGCCGGCTGGGCCTGGGTCACGACAAGCGCCGGTCGTTCGCGACGATCGACGCGGACTACTACAGGTGGACCCAGTGGATCTTCCTGCAGATCTTCAACTCCTGGTACGACACCGAGGCGGACCGGGCGCGTCCGATCGCCGAGCTCGTCGCCCAGTTCGAGAGCGGTGAGCGCCCGACCCCGGACGGCCGCGAGTGGGGCGTGCTGAGCGCTGCGGAGCGCGCCGACGTCCTGGGGCAGTACCGCCTGGCGTACGCCTCGGACGCGCCCGTCAACTGGTCCCCCGGACTGGGCACCGTGCTGGCCAACGAAGAGGTCACGGCGGACGGCCGCTCCGAGCGCGGCAACTTCCCGGTCTTCAAGGCCAAGCTGCGCCAGTGGAACATGCGCATCACCGCCTACGCGGACCGGCTGCTGGACGACCTGGACGGGCTGGACTGGCCCGAGGCCATCAAGCTGCAGCAGCGCAACTGGATCGGCCGTTCCGAGGGTGCGCGCGTCGGCTTCCCGGTCGACGGAGCGGGTGACATCACCGTCTTCACCACCCGTCAGGACACCCTGTTCGGCGCCACCTACATGGTGCTGGCGCCCGAGCACGAACTGGTCGAGCGGATCATTCCCGCCGCCTGGCCCGAGGGCACCCACCCGGTGTGGACCGGTGGCCACGCGAGCCCGGCCGAGGCCGTCACGGCGTACCGCAAGCAGGCCGCCGCCAAGTCCGACGTCGAGCGGCAGGCCGAGGCCAAGGACAAGACCGGCGTCTTCACCGGCGCGTACGCGACCAACCCGGTCAGCGGCGAGAAGGTCCCCGTCTTCATCGCCGACTACGTCCTGATGGGCTACGGCACCGGCGCGATCATGGCGGTACCGGCGCACGACGCGCGCGACTTCGCGTTCGCGCGCGCCTTCGAGCTGCCGATGCGCTGTGTGGTCGAACCGTCGGACGGCCGCGGTACGGACCCCTCGACGTGGGAGGACGCCTTCTCGTCCTACGAGGCCGAGCTGGTCAACTCCGCCAACGACGAGATCTCGCTGGACGGCCTGGGCGTCGTCGAGGCCAAGGCGAAGATCACCGAGTGGCTGAAGGCGCACGGCCTCGGCGAGGGCACCGTCAACTTCCGGCTGCGGGACTGGCTGTTCAGCCGTCAGCGCTACTGGGGCGAGCCCTTCCCGATCGTGTACGACGAGGAGGGCATCGCCCACCCGCTGCCCGAGTCGATGCTGCCGCTGGAACTGCCCGAGGTCGAGGACTACTCGCCGCGCACCTTCGACCCGGAGGACGCCGACACCCAGCCCGAGACACCGCTGTCCCGGAACGCCGACTGGGTCAACGTCACCCTGGATCTGGGCGACGGGCCGAAGAAGTACCGCCGCGAGACCAACACCATGCCGAACTGGGCCGGTTCCTGCTGGTACGAGCTGCGCTACCTGGACCCGAACAACGACCGCCGGCTGGTCGACCCCGCGATCGAGCAGTACTGGATGGGGCCGCGCGAAGGGCAGCCCACCGGAGGCGTCGACCTGTACGTCGGCGGTGCCGAGCACGCCGTACTGCACCTGCTGTACGCCCGCTTCTGGTCCAAGGTGCTGCACGACCTGGGGCACATCTCGTCCGCGGAACCGTTCCACAAGCTGTACAACCAGGGCATGATCCAGGCCTTCGTCTACCGGGACAGCCGCGGCATCGCGGTCCCGGCCGCGGAGGTCGAGGAGCGCGACGGTGCGTACTACCACGGGGGCGAGAAGGTCAGCCGCGTCCTGGGCAAGATGGGCAAGTCCCTGAAGAACGCCGTGACGCCCGACGAGATCTGCGGCGAGTACGGGGCGGACACCCTGCGGCTGTACGAGATGGCCATGGGCCCGCTGGACGTCTCGCGCCCCTGGGACACGCGTGCCGTGGTCGGCCAGTTCCGGCTGCTGCAGAGGCTGTGGCGCAACGTCGTCGACGAGGAGACCGGCGAGGTCACCGTCGTCGACACCGAGCCCGACGAGGACACGCTGCGTGCACTGCACAAGGCCATCGACGGTGTCGGCCAGGACATGGCGGGGATGCGCTTCAACACGGCCATCGCCAAGGTGACCGAGCTGAACAACCACCTGACGAAGGCGGGTGGCCCGCTGTCCCGGTCGGTCGCCGAGCGGCTGGTGCTGCTGATCGCCCCGCTGGCGCCGCACGTCGCGGAGGAGCTGTGGCGCCGGCTGGGCCACACGGAGTCGGTCGTGCACCAGGACTTCCCGGTCGCCGACCCCGCGTACGTCGTCGACGAGACCGTGACCTGCGTGGTGCAGGTCAAGGGCAAGGTGAAGGCGCGTCTGGAGATCTCCCCGTCGATCACGGACGAGGAGCTGGAGGCGCTGGCGCTGGCCGACGAGAGCGTCGTCGCCGCGCTGGGCGGGGCCGGGATCCGCAAGGTGATCGTGCGTGCACCGAAACTGGTGAACATCGTCCCCGCGTAG